One genomic window of Candoia aspera isolate rCanAsp1 chromosome 12, rCanAsp1.hap2, whole genome shotgun sequence includes the following:
- the FHL1 gene encoding four and a half LIM domains protein 1 isoform X2, producing MSERFDCHYCRAPLHGKKYVQKEGRHCCVKCFEKFCANTCAECRKPIGADSKELHFKNRYWHDNCFRCFKCYTSLVNEPFMLKENNKVWCNKCTTNQDAPRCKGCLKPIVAGDQNVEYKKTVWHKDCFTCSQCKQVIGTASFFPKGDEIYCVSCHEHKFAKNCVKCKNAITSGGVSYQDQPYHAECFVCATCTKKLGGQRFTAVEDQFYCVDCYKSFVAKKCNGCKNPITGFGRGTNVVSHEGHSWHEYCFNCKKCSIPLANKPFVFHLEHVYCPTCAKKV from the exons ATGTCCGAACGCTTTGACTGCCACTATTGCCGTGCCCCGCTGCACGGGAAGAAGTATGTGCAAAAGGAAGGCCGCCATTGCTGCGTCAAGTGCTTTGAGAAGTTCTGTGCCAACACCTGCGCCGAGTGCCGGAAGCCCATTGGGGCTGATTCCAAG GAGCTGCATTTCAAGAATCGCTACTGGCACGACAACTGTTTCCGCTGCTTCAAGTGTTACACGTCTCTGGTGAACGAGCCCTTCATGCTGAAGGAGAACAACAAGGTGTGGTGCAATAAATGCACCACCAATCAGGATGCTCCTCGATGCAAAGGCTGTCTGAAGCCCATTGTGGCAG GTGATCAGAACGTGGAATACAAGAAGACTGTGTGGCATAAGGATTGCTTCACCTGCAGCCAGTGCAAGCAAGTGATTGGCACGGCCAGCTTCTTTCCCAAGGGAGATGAGATCTACTGTGTTTCCTGCCATGAGCATAAGTTTGCAAAGAACTGTGTGAAGTGTAAGAAT GCCATCACTTCTGGAGGTGTCTCCTACCAAGATCAACCTTACCATGCCGAGTGCTTTGTGTGCGCCACTTGCACGAAGAAGCTCGGTGGACAACGCTTCACTGCAGTAGAGGACCAGTTCTACTGTGTGGATTGCTACAAGTCTTTTGTGGCTAAGAAATGCAATGGTTGCAAGAACCCCATTACAG GCTTCGGAAGAGGCACCAACGTGGTGAGCCACGAAGGCCATTCCTGGCACGAATACTGCTTCAACTGCAAGAAGTGCTCCATCCCCTTGGCTAACAAGCCCTTCGTCTTCCACCTTGAGCACGTCTACTGCCCCACTTGCGCCAAGAAGGTGTAA
- the FHL1 gene encoding four and a half LIM domains protein 1 isoform X1 has product MAYHRHSGPSSYTVGTMSERFDCHYCRAPLHGKKYVQKEGRHCCVKCFEKFCANTCAECRKPIGADSKELHFKNRYWHDNCFRCFKCYTSLVNEPFMLKENNKVWCNKCTTNQDAPRCKGCLKPIVAGDQNVEYKKTVWHKDCFTCSQCKQVIGTASFFPKGDEIYCVSCHEHKFAKNCVKCKNAITSGGVSYQDQPYHAECFVCATCTKKLGGQRFTAVEDQFYCVDCYKSFVAKKCNGCKNPITGFGRGTNVVSHEGHSWHEYCFNCKKCSIPLANKPFVFHLEHVYCPTCAKKV; this is encoded by the exons ATGGCTTACCACAGGCACTCAG GCCCCAGCAGCTACACCGTGGGCACCATGTCCGAACGCTTTGACTGCCACTATTGCCGTGCCCCGCTGCACGGGAAGAAGTATGTGCAAAAGGAAGGCCGCCATTGCTGCGTCAAGTGCTTTGAGAAGTTCTGTGCCAACACCTGCGCCGAGTGCCGGAAGCCCATTGGGGCTGATTCCAAG GAGCTGCATTTCAAGAATCGCTACTGGCACGACAACTGTTTCCGCTGCTTCAAGTGTTACACGTCTCTGGTGAACGAGCCCTTCATGCTGAAGGAGAACAACAAGGTGTGGTGCAATAAATGCACCACCAATCAGGATGCTCCTCGATGCAAAGGCTGTCTGAAGCCCATTGTGGCAG GTGATCAGAACGTGGAATACAAGAAGACTGTGTGGCATAAGGATTGCTTCACCTGCAGCCAGTGCAAGCAAGTGATTGGCACGGCCAGCTTCTTTCCCAAGGGAGATGAGATCTACTGTGTTTCCTGCCATGAGCATAAGTTTGCAAAGAACTGTGTGAAGTGTAAGAAT GCCATCACTTCTGGAGGTGTCTCCTACCAAGATCAACCTTACCATGCCGAGTGCTTTGTGTGCGCCACTTGCACGAAGAAGCTCGGTGGACAACGCTTCACTGCAGTAGAGGACCAGTTCTACTGTGTGGATTGCTACAAGTCTTTTGTGGCTAAGAAATGCAATGGTTGCAAGAACCCCATTACAG GCTTCGGAAGAGGCACCAACGTGGTGAGCCACGAAGGCCATTCCTGGCACGAATACTGCTTCAACTGCAAGAAGTGCTCCATCCCCTTGGCTAACAAGCCCTTCGTCTTCCACCTTGAGCACGTCTACTGCCCCACTTGCGCCAAGAAGGTGTAA